Proteins co-encoded in one Coregonus clupeaformis isolate EN_2021a chromosome 17, ASM2061545v1, whole genome shotgun sequence genomic window:
- the LOC121556064 gene encoding G protein-activated inward rectifier potassium channel 4-like: MNCFKGRFGQDVEKQDQKLSKPRWDTPKNKVPTDRTMVVGGRQGGGGKGSNRSGGTLRKRRQRYVEKDGKCNVHHGNVREKYRYMTDIFTTLVDLKWRFNLLVFTLVYTTTWVFFGLIWWLIAYIRGDLDHTDDGDWIPCVNNLNGFVSAFLFSIETETTIGYGYRVITDKCPEGILLLLVQAILGSIVNAFMVGCMFVKISQPKKRAETLMFSHKAVISVRDSKLCLMFRVGDLRNSHIVEASIRVKLIRSKQTKEGEFIPLNQTDINVGFDTGDDRLFLVSPLIICHEFNEGSPFWEISQEQLEREEFEVVVILEGMVEATGMTCQARSSYLDSEVLWGERFTPVLSLEEGFYEVDYESFHHTYPTPTPTCSARELAELDKKGEAIPLPRQSPPPVLEPPPPRPEKEEDRGEEEVGVEAIGDGEGENVSNGDVNRMDDGHE, translated from the exons ATGAATTGCTTCAAAGGGCGTTTTGGACAGGATGTGGAGAAACAGGACCAAAAGCTGTCAAAACCAAGATGGGATACCCCCAAAAACAAG GTGCCCACAGACCGGACCATGGTGGTGGGCGGCAGGCAAGGTGGGGGCGGTAAAGGTTCCAACCGTTCAGGTGGCACCCTGAGGAAACGGCGGCAGCGATACGTGGAGAAGGACGGCAAGTGCAACGTGCATCACGGCAACGTGCGCGAGAAATACCGCTACATGACAGACATCTTCACTACCCTGGTGGACCTGAAGTGGCGCTTTAACCTGCTGGTGTTCACCCTGGTCTACACAACCACCTGGGTGTTCTTCGGTCTCATCTGGTGGCTCATCGCCTACATCCGCGGAGACCTGGACCACACTGACGATGGAGACTGGATCCCCTGCGTCAACAACCTCAACGGCTTCGTCTCTGCCTTCCTCTTCTCCATCGAGACGGAGACCACCATCGGCTACGGCTATCGGGTCATCACTGATAAATGCCCAGAGGGGATTCTTCTGCTGTTAGTCCAGGCCATCCTGGGCTCCATCGTCAATGCCTTCATGGTGGGATGCATGTTCGTCAAGATCTCCCAGCCCAAGAAGCGAGCCGAGACGCTCATGTTCTCCCACAAGGCGGTGATCTCTGTGAGGGACAGCAAGCTGTGTCTGATGTTCAGGGTCGGAGACCTGAGGAACTCACACATTGTGGAGGCCTCCATCCGGGTCAAGCTGATCCGCTCCAAGCAGACCAAGGAAGGGGAGTTTATCCCGCTCAACCAGACGGATATCAATGTGGGCTTCGATACGGGGGACGACAGGCTCTTCCTGGTGTCGCCACTCATCATCTGTCACGAGTTCAACGAGGGCAGTCCCTTCTGGGAGATCTCACAGgaacagctggagagagaggagtttgAGGTAGTAGTCATCCTGGAGGGCATGGTGGAAGCCACAG gaATGACATGCCAGGCGCGCAGCTCATACCTAGACTCAGAGGTTCTGTGGGGGGAGCGCTTCACCCCTGTGCTCTCCCTAGAGGAGGGCTTCTACGAGGTGGACTATGAATCCTTCCACCACACCTACCCTACCCCGACCCCCACCTGCTCTGCCCGAGAGCTGGCCGAGCTGGACAAGAAGGGAGAGGCCATCCCCCTACCTCGCCAGTCCCCACCTCCAGTCCTGGAGCCGCCCCCACCACGTCCAGAGAAGGAGGAagacagaggggaggaagaggtgggggtggaggcgataggggatggagagggggagaacgtTAGCAATGGAGATGTGAACAGGATGGATGATGGGCATGAATGA